The DNA region TCGAAGATAATTTATATGGTCTGTTCTGTAGTTGTGAATATAGGCTGGCAGAAAAAGGttgtttacaaaatgaaaaacaaagcccTGGTTTAGAACCTCTGCCAGTctgtattaaagatttaaattgtTTGTCTTGCCAAACTGTAACTGTTGAACACATTAAGCCAGTAGTGAATAGTGGAATTGCAGACAGTTATAATTCTCACAGGTGCTGTTCTGGACTGTTACCAAACATTCACTCTACAAAATCAGCCTTTCGTAGTCCTCTTTTGTCAAAGGAAGTATGTGATCTTTCAGTCACTCTTAAAGATGCCTGTAGATCTCGAAGTCCCTCACCCCCACCATTATCACCTGTCGAAACTGAAGGATTTGAAAAATTGAAAGACGTCATCTCAGAGATTTCAGCCTTAGAAAATAACAAACTTGAAGCAAACATTAACCAGCCTCCATCTCTCACACCAGCAGAAATAAGCAGCAATAAGAGTGATCATGaagataaaatacttaaaactaaaaaatccAGTAACTCTTACTCTTTACTCTCAAATGACAGCAATAATTCTGCTACAAATCATGAAAAAGGTGAAACTGCTGTAATTTTTCAAGATTTAATGGATCGCattaatgaaaaactaaaatcaaTAGAAACCACGGATATGACAAGCCTTGTACAATTATCTAGCAGTGATTGTAATacatataatgatttaaaattggGAGATTTCATAACGTCTCTCTTGCATAATGCAAAAGCCAGTGATTATAGTTTTATGGAATTATTGAGTCAACACgataaaaaggtagaaaataaaattattcagacAAGATTTCGAAAGCGTCAAGAAACTTTATTTGCAATGTGCAACTCCTCTGATTCACCCATGTTTAGAAGGCAGTCTTTACAGATAAAAAGAGAACTTGCTAGTCTTGATgaaaattttacaagaaaaaaatacaccgAGAAAAGTTCAAGGAAGTTGACACAAAACAATGATATATCTTCATCAGACAAAGGAGAATTCTATCATGACCAAGGGCCTTCTTTACAAAATTCTAAACGACTTCAAGATAAAAGTGCTGAAACATCGTTTTCACCAAATTATGCATTACAGTCACTGCAACTACCTCTTCATAGTTCAGAAACTAACttgtcttttaattcattttcagaaaGCTTTAAAACAACTTCCCCTGAGAAAATGAGCATAAGAAAGCCACAGGAGAAATCTGCAGATGGAAAACAATTTTTGCAAAATCATAGGAAAAATCCAAAGTTAGGTAATACTCAAACTCTTTTGAGAAATGATGCTTCTGGACTTTTGAGCAGAACTAAACGAAATATTGTGCCTCCAGGGTGGTATTCTATATATGTaacaaataattatgtttttaaaaaatcccctaAAGCCAAAAAGGTATCCGAATCCACAACAAAAAACGATCCAGTGAAAAATATTCACATTGAAAACTCACACAATATAGACCTAAACAAAATTGCAATGAATTCTAATTTACAAGTTGTTGTGAAGCGTTTGGAAGATACAATAAATATAGCCAAAAAATCCTGGAATAATCAGCCATTATCAGAAGGATGTAAAACATCCAAGAAATTGATAGAAATTGATGGTAAAGATCAAAATGCTGACAGAAATATGACTCTTACTCTAAATAGAATGACATGCAAAGAACAGAGCTTATCAAAATCTGTGGTAGCATCCAGCAGTATTATCAAAAGTCATTGCATGCCTACAATGGATTTGAATAACAAAAGACTTGAAAATCTGAAAAAGTCAACTATTTTAGATATGGGTCGCTTGATTTCCAGTGTTGAAAATGGACCAGCAAAATATGAAGGTATTGAAAGTTCATCTGTTTCCAACTATTCTAGTCCTATCAAACtcatgtttttatctgaggttaaaAGTAGTGAAGGAGTCAAATATACTTTAACTTCAGTTGGTACTTCCCATTCAAATGTCGTTCTCCCTTCTGAAAAACCTACAATCCATCATGTAactgaagaaaaaacagaaacaaatgagaaTATCTCAAATGCGAACTCTGAAAATTATCACTCCAATCATTATGATACTGATACTCTTCAAAAAGAACTAAACAAATTCAATCATGCAAAAGAAACTTCAGTATCCTCTACAATGTTTATAGGTGATATAAATAGTGATAAGCCACAAGAAGAAACTAAGGACAATTCAAGCAGTGCTATTGAtccatcttttaaaagaaaaccaggTAGACCAAAAAAAATAGGTCCCCAAGTTGTGAGACAGATTAAGCGACCAATTGGAAGACCACCAAAGCCTAAAACTGATCAAACAGACATCACTATTTGCCAGAATGAGCCCTTTAGTGCTGGAAGGAAAAGCCCAGAATCTCTCATATCAGAAGTAAAAGAAGGTATTTATAAAAAGAGTATTACAGTAACTGTTATTTACGGAAGGTCAAGAAGAACTAAAAGGCATGTTTCTGAAGGAAGTGTAAACATAAGCAACCTTATGTCTTTAAACAATAATGCTGGGGATTTTCCAACTGAATATAATAGTCCCAGAAATATTAGTGAACACAAAATTAACTTGGGTGAAAGAATAAGTGCTGTCGCAAGCTTGACTACTGAAAGTGAGATCTTGGGGTCTGGCTTTGAATATGTGAGACCCATCAAGAACAAATCTGTgatacctcagccttccaagaacaTTATTCGACCAAATCAGAAACCTTTGGCAATAAGTAGGAAGCCTGGTAGACCAGCAAAAGTGAAAATCTCTGGCATATCTGTGACTATTAATAGAACTTCACCTCAGGAAAGAGAAGTAAGTATTAGCAGCTGCTTGCCTCCTTTAGAACAGGAAAATACGTTAGGAAAAAATCTACCTGAAGAAAAGTATGACCAACAGTGCactaaaatggataaaataaggCACACTGAAgctgatatatttaaaaatggatcAAAAAGTATGATTGCTACTGTACCTTTGAGACATTCTATTAGGGACAGAAAACCATCTCTGCATTTCTTACATTCATTAGCATCTTCTAGctcatttatttatagaaatgctCTGCTCCATAAATCATATAAACTGcatttgcagaaaaataaaagtcagaaggAAAAACATAGACAGTCAAAGATGAAAATAGCTTACAAAGATACCCCAAGAATCAGACTTTCACGGAATGCAAAAAAGTGTTTGGAAGATAATAAATTAGTACCTATTTCTGAAGTATCCTTGGATCCTATAATTTCATCAAACCCTTTGCTCAGGTGGTGGGCTACTTCTGCTTCAAATGATTCCTTATTAGAGGAATTAAACAATAGATTTGAGCAAATAACCAATGCTTGGGTGCAAGTAAGTGGCGATGAAGCTGAAAATTGTATTCATAAAAAAAGAGAACACATTGAAAATGATCATTTCAAAGTAGCAAGCCCTTTGGAAACTTGTCTTTTAGAACTTGAAGTTTCACCTGTAAAAATGCTTTTTCAGAAAAAGTATGATTTGAATGAACTCTGTACTTGGTTTATGCAAACAACAGAAACACAGTCTCTTTCACTAGTTAGAAAAGCAAATGCCCGAAACCCTTTGGAAGTAATAAATACCAGGGGAATCAAATTAGGGACCAAATATTCTGACTTTAATGCCAGCCCCTTCagaaagcactttaaaaaatttgcacTCTCTTCTCCTTCAAAATCAGCAGAGAAGTTGCATATACTGCATAAAGTGGCTAACTCTCCACTCTTAAATGTGAAAAGTAATTTAGCAATAGCTAGATTAAAAAGGACTGAGTTTAAGAGGTTGCATCATGAAAGGTGGAAAAGAGAGGGAAAGCTGCACAACCACGGAACAGTTGACTGGAACTCTAAAAGGAGAAACTTAAGATTTTTCTGCCAGaaccaatttttaaataagactGAGGGAGAAACAAATGCTGACATCCCACTCCAAGGAAAAAGCATAGTAGAAAATCAGTGTGTTTTgccacctgagatcaggggtgaCTTGCAGCAGAGGGTAGtaatgcctgacttcaaaatacgTGCTAGTTTCGAGAATAAATTTAAGTCAGAAGCAAAAGAGAATGGAACAAATTGCAGCCAAAAAGACTTTCAAAAGGGACCAAGACTAGAAAATGTGTGTCCTAATAGTTGGAGGTCAAAAACCTTAAAAGACTGCAGAAtatttttgaggaagctcaactGTCTTGAACACAGAAATACTTTAAAGCTAAATACAATCATTTACTCTCCTGAATCTACTGACAGTGGAAATACTCATCAAACTCATATGGAAGAATCAAAGCGCTTTACTTTAAGATCTCATTCTGCTAGgcaaaattctttgaaaaagcaatctaaagaaatagaaaatgctaAAGCAAATAATCCTTCAGCTGATGAATTTGCTGACCATCTTGGCAATCGTAAATTAAGCAAATGTATTAACTTTGACAAGAATCCTGATAGTTTTGAAGTTCTTAGCAatttgaacaaaagaaaaagaccacCATGGAAGACCACAGAAGTGTCAACAAAAAGACATAAACGACAGTCATGCAACAGTGGACAAATGGCAAACTATTTTTCCAAATCCCTAGGTAAGTTCTTCTCTATGTAATTTTGAAGTTTCATTGTAGGTGCCTTGAGTAAAGTATAACAGGTAGAAAAGGAACAGCTGATTCAGTTTTAATTAGTTTCCAAAATATTTGGACAACCTAATTTCTTGGCACCTAGTATGAAACTCATGAAATTAGGTGCTGCTAAATGTATCAGTGTGCTTCCCCACCTCAATATGTCCAG from Piliocolobus tephrosceles isolate RC106 chromosome 3, ASM277652v3, whole genome shotgun sequence includes:
- the LCORL gene encoding ligand-dependent nuclear receptor corepressor-like protein isoform X1, with product MDKGRERMAAAAAAAAAAAAAAQCRSPRCAAERRGFRRELDSWRHRLMHCVGFESILEGLYGPRLRRDLSLFEDCEPEELTDWSMDEKCSFCNLQREAVSDCIPSLDSSQSTPTEELSSQGQSNTDKIECQAENYLNALFRKKDLPQNCDPNIPLVAQELMKKMIRQFAIEYISKSGKTQENRNGSIGPSIVCKSIQMNQAENSLQEEQEGPLDLTVNRMQEQNTQQGDGVLDLSTKKTSIKSEESSICDPSSENSVAGSTVDAKSEEATKMEKRKSALSKVLESLCIHHQQQVLAMLKFLVQEQNAASLCCCNTSCVVSSESQKPLIEDNLYGLFCSCEYRLAEKGCLQNEKQSPGLEPLPVCIKDLNCLSCQTVTVEHIKPVVNSGIADSYNSHRCCSGLLPNIHSTKSAFRSPLLSKEVCDLSVTLKDACRSRSPSPPPLSPVETEGFEKLKDVISEISALENNKLEANINQPPSLTPAEISSNKSDHEDKILKTKKSSNSYSLLSNDSNNSATNHEKGETAVIFQDLMDRINEKLKSIETTDMTSLVQLSSSDCNTYNDLKLGDFITSLLHNAKASDYSFMELLSQHDKKVENKIIQTRFRKRQETLFAMCNSSDSPMFRRQSLQIKRELASLDENFTRKKYTEKSSRKLTQNNDISSSDKGEFYHDQGPSLQNSKRLQDKSAETSFSPNYALQSLQLPLHSSETNLSFNSFSESFKTTSPEKMSIRKPQEKSADGKQFLQNHRKNPKLGNTQTLLRNDASGLLSRTKRNIVPPGWYSIYVTNNYVFKKSPKAKKVSESTTKNDPVKNIHIENSHNIDLNKIAMNSNLQVVVKRLEDTINIAKKSWNNQPLSEGCKTSKKLIEIDGKDQNADRNMTLTLNRMTCKEQSLSKSVVASSSIIKSHCMPTMDLNNKRLENLKKSTILDMGRLISSVENGPAKYEGIESSSVSNYSSPIKLMFLSEVKSSEGVKYTLTSVGTSHSNVVLPSEKPTIHHVTEEKTETNENISNANSENYHSNHYDTDTLQKELNKFNHAKETSVSSTMFIGDINSDKPQEETKDNSSSAIDPSFKRKPGRPKKIGPQVVRQIKRPIGRPPKPKTDQTDITICQNEPFSAGRKSPESLISEVKEGIYKKSITVTVIYGRSRRTKRHVSEGSVNISNLMSLNNNAGDFPTEYNSPRNISEHKINLGERISAVASLTTESEILGSGFEYVRPIKNKSVIPQPSKNIIRPNQKPLAISRKPGRPAKVKISGISVTINRTSPQEREVSISSCLPPLEQENTLGKNLPEEKYDQQCTKMDKIRHTEADIFKNGSKSMIATVPLRHSIRDRKPSLHFLHSLASSSSFIYRNALLHKSYKLHLQKNKSQKEKHRQSKMKIAYKDTPRIRLSRNAKKCLEDNKLVPISEVSLDPIISSNPLLRWWATSASNDSLLEELNNRFEQITNAWVQVSGDEAENCIHKKREHIENDHFKVASPLETCLLELEVSPVKMLFQKKYDLNELCTWFMQTTETQSLSLVRKANARNPLEVINTRGIKLGTKYSDFNASPFRKHFKKFALSSPSKSAEKLHILHKVANSPLLNVKSNLAIARLKRTEFKRLHHERWKREGKLHNHGTVDWNSKRRNLRFFCQNQFLNKTEGETNADIPLQGKSIVENQCVLPPEIRGDLQQRVVMPDFKIRASFENKFKSEAKENGTNCSQKDFQKGPRLENVCPNSWRSKTLKDCRIFLRKLNCLEHRNTLKLNTIIYSPESTDSGNTHQTHMEESKRFTLRSHSARQNSLKKQSKEIENAKANNPSADEFADHLGNRKLSKCINFDKNPDSFEVLSNLNKRKRPPWKTTEVSTKRHKRQSCNSGQMANYFSKSLACYK